In Paenibacillus sp. FSL M7-0420, a single genomic region encodes these proteins:
- a CDS encoding deoxynucleoside kinase, translating to MKHAPFIAVEGPIGAGKTTLATMLATELQLPVIKEIVDENPFLDKFYQNMDDWSFQLEMFFLCNRFKQLEDTTVQYIDQGKPVISDYHIYKNLIFGERTLKGSKRDKYREIYHILTDDFPKPNIILYIRADLDTLLARIAKRARTFEEIIAPAYLQQLIEDYDDAMASLALREPSTVIVTIDGNQVDFVENPEDFTAIAEQVKELMK from the coding sequence ATGAAACATGCACCTTTTATAGCCGTGGAAGGCCCGATTGGAGCCGGTAAAACCACCCTCGCCACGATGCTCGCCACCGAACTACAGCTTCCGGTCATCAAAGAAATTGTTGACGAAAATCCGTTTCTGGACAAGTTCTATCAGAATATGGACGATTGGAGCTTCCAGCTGGAAATGTTCTTTCTCTGCAACCGGTTCAAGCAGCTTGAAGACACGACTGTGCAGTACATAGATCAAGGGAAGCCGGTCATTTCGGATTATCATATCTATAAGAATCTGATCTTCGGGGAACGTACACTGAAGGGATCGAAACGGGACAAATACCGGGAGATCTATCATATCCTGACCGATGATTTCCCCAAGCCGAACATTATTCTGTATATCCGCGCGGATCTGGATACGCTGCTGGCCCGGATTGCCAAGCGCGCGCGTACGTTCGAAGAGATCATTGCCCCTGCCTACCTCCAGCAGTTAATTGAGGATTACGACGATGCAATGGCATCACTGGCCCTCCGCGAACCGTCCACCGTAATCGTCACGATCGACGGAAACCAGGTGGATTTCGTGGAGAACCCGGAAGACTTCACCGCCATCGCGGAACAAGTAAAGGAGCTTATGAAATGA
- a CDS encoding deoxynucleoside kinase, giving the protein MNSYNIPNNAIITVAGTVGVGKSTLTAALAERLGFQTSLEQVDHNPYLEKFYHDFERWSFHLQIYFLAERFKEQKKMFELGGGFVQDRSIYEDTGIFAKMHADQGTMSPTDYATYTSLYEAMVMTPYFPHPDVLIYIEGSLPSILTRINERGREMEIQTDVSYWEHMHGRYSQWINEFSACPVLRLNIDEYDVKDPASMSEILTRVSAIINRTAVGK; this is encoded by the coding sequence ATGAACAGTTACAATATCCCGAACAATGCCATTATCACTGTGGCCGGAACCGTAGGCGTTGGCAAATCGACGCTGACCGCAGCACTGGCGGAGCGCCTGGGCTTCCAGACCTCACTGGAGCAGGTAGATCATAACCCGTACCTGGAGAAGTTCTATCACGACTTCGAGCGGTGGAGCTTCCACCTGCAGATCTATTTCCTGGCGGAGCGCTTCAAGGAGCAGAAGAAGATGTTCGAGCTGGGCGGCGGTTTCGTGCAGGACCGTTCGATTTATGAAGACACCGGGATTTTCGCAAAAATGCACGCTGATCAAGGCACCATGTCCCCGACGGATTATGCTACTTATACCAGCCTCTATGAAGCCATGGTGATGACGCCATACTTCCCGCACCCGGATGTGCTGATCTATATTGAAGGCAGCCTGCCTTCGATCCTGACCCGGATCAATGAGCGCGGGCGCGAGATGGAGATCCAGACGGACGTCTCCTACTGGGAACATATGCACGGCCGGTATTCCCAGTGGATCAACGAATTCAGCGCCTGCCCGGTGCTGCGCCTGAACATTGACGAGTATGATGTGAAGGACCCGGCTTCCATGTCGGAGATTTTGACCCGGGTCAGCGCGATAATTAACCGGACTGCGGTGGGGAAATAA
- a CDS encoding SDR family NAD(P)-dependent oxidoreductase has product MKTLAIIGAGKGLGMSIAKSFGKNDFQVALVARNAAKLQEMVDELKAEGIEASYFIADIFSKEQIEQAITNIKEQYDQIDVLEFSPTAGNYPPTSVLELTVENVRDSFEAYVVSAIQVVNAVLPDMLAKKEGSILFTTGLSAMYPVPLMGNIGIALSGLRNYVANLHTSLAAQGIFVGHRSLGLLIKESGTGAINDPDVIGDMWYQAYMDKTVWEEEYPQGVTPETIVF; this is encoded by the coding sequence ATGAAAACACTAGCGATCATTGGTGCAGGTAAGGGATTAGGAATGTCTATTGCGAAAAGCTTTGGAAAAAATGACTTCCAAGTGGCATTAGTCGCAAGAAACGCCGCAAAGCTGCAAGAAATGGTGGATGAATTGAAAGCGGAGGGTATTGAGGCCTCTTATTTCATAGCGGATATTTTCAGTAAAGAACAGATTGAACAGGCGATCACCAATATTAAAGAACAGTATGACCAGATTGATGTGCTGGAATTCAGTCCTACAGCAGGCAACTATCCTCCTACCTCTGTATTGGAGTTAACAGTAGAGAATGTAAGGGACTCATTTGAGGCCTATGTGGTCAGTGCCATCCAAGTTGTCAATGCTGTTCTCCCTGATATGCTCGCTAAGAAAGAGGGTTCCATACTCTTTACCACAGGATTATCTGCCATGTATCCCGTCCCACTGATGGGGAATATCGGTATTGCTCTTTCAGGACTGCGCAATTATGTAGCTAATCTTCATACTTCATTGGCTGCTCAAGGCATTTTTGTTGGTCACCGTTCTTTAGGCTTGTTGATTAAGGAGTCGGGTACTGGCGCAATCAATGATCCGGATGTGATTGGCGACATGTGGTATCAAGCCTATATGGACAAAACCGTATGGGAGGAAGAATATCCCCAGGGTGTAACCCCCGAAACCATTGTATTTTAA
- a CDS encoding TetR/AcrR family transcriptional regulator: MGKDKVDLRILKTRKAIKEAFLRLVQTKGYERITVQDIADEAMINRNTFYLHYVDKPEFMDKLFQESVQNLNACLSLEVSSIHEMDKDMFGAMIKTIFDNIDANMIFFKTMLTQNIQPNFSIYLKDAFKTFIFAGIGDYHHDEKMKIGLEYMISGLVGVICLWIVERENYKMDGFIEHLSEIHYHNMVDLLKNTR, from the coding sequence TTGGGTAAGGATAAGGTGGATCTGCGTATTCTTAAAACGCGAAAAGCGATTAAGGAAGCCTTCTTGAGACTAGTGCAAACCAAAGGCTACGAACGAATTACTGTACAAGACATTGCCGACGAAGCGATGATAAACCGAAACACATTTTATTTACACTATGTAGATAAACCTGAATTCATGGACAAGTTATTTCAGGAGAGCGTACAGAATTTGAATGCTTGCTTGAGCCTGGAGGTGAGCTCGATCCATGAGATGGACAAGGATATGTTCGGTGCAATGATAAAAACGATTTTCGACAATATTGATGCAAACATGATATTCTTTAAAACCATGCTTACTCAAAACATCCAACCCAACTTCTCCATATATTTAAAAGATGCTTTTAAAACGTTCATCTTCGCCGGAATCGGCGATTATCACCACGATGAAAAGATGAAAATTGGTCTCGAGTACATGATATCGGGATTGGTAGGTGTGATTTGTCTATGGATTGTTGAACGAGAGAATTATAAAATGGATGGCTTTATCGAGCATCTGAGTGAAATTCATTATCACAACATGGTTGACTTGTTGAAGAATACTAGGTAG
- a CDS encoding S-layer homology domain-containing protein produces MKLLKRTVAVMLTLIMVFLSTSESFHALVEAASSTKTTMIQNDFIKVTVDNETGRYGIRTVEGQPIRKKDNNVNLLFQGDDPETSFTTFRIDGTDYIYGNKYKFDSSHYSETTAPKVVENSNGTKQLEMIWKIKGVEIKQILMLYTDSKDAVNSGNVNIRYEVNNKSGAQVQIGSRILLDTMVGGNDGPQFQIGTAYKSPLQVERKLVHNPEDDKGIPFEDRAYFKIPAYWVMRDKLDLTNPQATNVVAYGFNNFAEQNINIVDEMIVGHWNGLANTKWDYKINPNLDFTRDTNDFGTADSAVAFYWNPEKLAPGGFQSFETVYGLGELTAPDKVFSIRYVDQVQQLATASLGTGETVPSKYVDNGVFTITAEVENLQAYNMEHSKIEVEMTLESGLSFVRQDELGQDVKDANGNPVLENSRSKMLEFKKSATPDEAAMGIEPKYKPGDAITATFRVQAKGRPWPVTREYMISARSPETQGKIEGVKDEGIKAQYESTRTNFILLPPVGEATATYSYALAPAELYSTDVKYLTVNLSNIEAYNTGNATTAPNFDLYLKNKADGNRYKVNVQDAVVMQPTDDGFSGAMRITYRGGDQVDSGGNVLEAGLGPELPLGEYQVEIDYKGDAGGDEEVAALYDMTTPQSFLVTDNNDTRIREAGVMAVYKEAVDISGLANGASVKDELVDQLNSLFPGKPFKDGSFLYKAVTEYKKTKALFGAASKAVDPKFDISEFMDDEALKETPMYAYKLFATEEDFEEFKEEAEAKDPEFDREILVTVRGMIKQVGTGDEEQVIVDTKTEPAIINDAVAYKGKDLSFVRGKLDIFGNTLPGDLPFLDTLFVKGEGTLSVASSGFVFHKGEWTLDFFNGFNKSLGEEDFDPTKEKEEEDKGKDDDKKDEKGNDGNPEDDSQNGSLKWAIGGVGDRLNPLRQIMIEDVYFNKQSLFGAPSFSIDGFGFSFNDFILRENGISFGGSLSLKIINSEIKNVIFNSAGFYGVDASLGFDLNQEMGLFGPDKKKDANKKKGPDAPSGKVTIKHAVQGKGIGNEYGLEFAAQLKNMMGVEIEFSLKKVKDGRILPDVIAFGAELPQPGILVTGATYLTAIRGAVRELADTIAGGTAQDPFPLTIQAGVGMRFGIAPAYFFGDVDLTVKRTGLKVEGRLDFAAKADAEKDDRLPMLTKALLEAQWVTPWFVRVEAEMDIGGWDIIIGKAGIFVGQNLEKNRTDFEGYISSKVQIPNDVPVVGGMPLSSMFLGVNNDKVWGSIGILLISLGITYYWSGGIEFGTSTDQLPEGMIHLVVDDPELGPRLMVIGAGVQTLATSKVASEEENQEIIYREVEEGVKYVENGSINVGVGGITVKNGGRIHEIPMDGVAGNAIIEMEYSSKEMPEFKLQDASGKLYPVKFDNTNTDPTANAFTQYIPASYKTDNGSKLSSEVDIRRAYIIIPENEATKGGTWKLTAVSAVDTKLLNVPTLPTLGEVNLAKDSSNANKFTASWKVANAAEGDTVNLYLAEDAVTNRKEMLNGQEILQTGDPGMLIAKDVPVGAGGSVSGGITSGSKVIDVTNVTLMGNPEDIRGLLRQGNYYLRAELKSSSNFGTKTSPQRFEIIDPLAPQSVSDVIVEPAGNGLFSLSFKPGAKKPGHSGYEHSYVVDAKLDDGSKLGEYAPFGELLYTEQELKPYWNASTGKYEGLLIGGWKAVSTTDEVYKGSLEGSVIDLSKVKYVGLEVKKNYVIGVSAATVPTEDADKHQNYHYAERRESSSTLLPVPNLPKLTVLSSSGTVDASSGNYVNLLTNETKQKLTLSSGQSNVTVEAFYADKSIGTVALTNKAGGGSEGTLNLDQFQTDGPYAIELRARNTVTKDISVTMLYLTVDTIAPVLYLTEPVTGERTAQGAVRVAGTTTTGTKLSAVYTVSQLQSDGKYKDKVISKELTVDPKTGDFNGMVEVNSEEPSVALSIVATDGATNQNTAIVDITNAGFKVPVALVLKGAETLTPGAAGQIQAYLKVSDGKDGNGKPIFKEEPITGKDLANLTYEVAVGDSVSLSAQGNVTALATGSSLIEAEYKVSEGVTLKGMAVTTVAVPESNDLGTVQAVSSPINGDSNHTKITVTSAGDMTGQQIAYKVFSSGPAELKRDDNVSSWSLLPLDGIVSAHPGATVVLAKRTSLDKLVRASGSVAASVWTSSGSGGGGGAGGGGGGGGAVPGVVEEQAPEQAARITVNGQAVTAEWDGLTAIVRITDKEAVAGSDLTVSSADPNAKAFSIRVDQSVVQQQLSAKKKIVIEVPMGQLVIAPENLAGVTAGLTIGIGANSAADQQAMKAIADQQGFTLMGAGQGVTVNVNLPKGSWTPALAAKIAIPAPLAAKEITAMVLKDKDGNWTTVPWKLDSSGTAVNVQLTGEGSLFFIRNLKTFKDMPSGWGKEGIAAASAKLFVLGKSAELFDPSGKVTRAEYPTILLRVAGLMNKQAASAGFSDVSASSWYNRSVSIATELGIVTGLEGGKYAPKDTLTRVEAMTMLGRLLNQVNPGSELSEDEVTSILSGFTDKGKVPAWARQAVAMSIKNGIILGEGNKVNPSSPLTREQAAAIAIRLDQFITAKQ; encoded by the coding sequence GTGAAGTTGTTGAAACGCACAGTAGCGGTAATGCTCACCTTAATCATGGTATTTCTGTCCACCTCCGAGAGCTTCCATGCTCTCGTCGAGGCGGCCAGCAGTACCAAGACAACCATGATCCAGAATGACTTTATTAAGGTCACCGTGGATAACGAGACGGGCCGCTACGGCATTCGCACTGTAGAGGGTCAACCGATCCGCAAGAAAGATAATAATGTTAACCTGCTGTTCCAGGGTGATGACCCGGAGACGTCGTTCACGACGTTCCGGATCGATGGAACGGATTATATTTACGGCAATAAATACAAGTTCGACAGCAGCCATTATTCTGAGACTACTGCACCTAAAGTGGTAGAAAATTCAAATGGCACCAAGCAGCTGGAGATGATCTGGAAGATTAAGGGCGTAGAGATCAAGCAGATTCTGATGCTCTACACCGACAGCAAGGATGCTGTGAATTCCGGTAACGTCAACATCCGCTATGAAGTGAACAACAAGAGCGGGGCGCAGGTGCAGATCGGCAGCCGGATTCTGCTGGATACGATGGTCGGCGGTAACGACGGGCCGCAGTTCCAGATTGGCACAGCCTACAAGTCACCGCTGCAGGTAGAGCGGAAGCTGGTGCATAATCCGGAGGACGATAAGGGGATTCCCTTCGAAGATAGAGCTTACTTCAAGATTCCTGCTTATTGGGTGATGCGCGACAAGCTGGATCTGACGAATCCTCAGGCAACCAATGTGGTGGCCTACGGTTTCAATAACTTTGCCGAACAGAATATTAATATTGTGGATGAGATGATCGTCGGGCACTGGAACGGCCTGGCGAATACGAAATGGGATTATAAAATTAATCCGAATCTGGACTTCACCAGAGATACCAATGATTTCGGTACGGCGGATTCCGCCGTTGCCTTCTACTGGAACCCGGAGAAGCTGGCACCGGGAGGCTTCCAGAGCTTCGAGACCGTATATGGCCTGGGTGAACTGACAGCCCCGGATAAAGTGTTCTCGATCCGTTATGTAGATCAGGTTCAGCAGCTGGCGACAGCTTCGCTGGGAACGGGGGAGACCGTTCCGTCGAAGTATGTGGATAATGGTGTCTTCACGATTACAGCCGAAGTAGAAAACTTGCAGGCCTACAATATGGAGCACTCCAAGATTGAAGTGGAGATGACGCTGGAGAGTGGTCTCAGCTTCGTCAGGCAGGATGAGTTGGGCCAGGATGTTAAGGATGCCAATGGCAATCCGGTCCTGGAGAATTCCCGCAGCAAAATGCTGGAGTTCAAAAAGTCAGCCACACCCGACGAAGCAGCCATGGGCATTGAGCCGAAGTACAAGCCGGGTGACGCGATTACCGCGACCTTCCGCGTTCAGGCCAAAGGCAGACCTTGGCCGGTTACCCGGGAGTATATGATTTCCGCGAGAAGCCCGGAAACACAAGGCAAAATCGAAGGCGTGAAGGATGAGGGCATCAAAGCCCAGTATGAATCGACTCGTACCAACTTCATTCTCCTGCCCCCGGTAGGAGAAGCGACAGCTACGTATTCCTATGCACTTGCTCCGGCAGAGCTGTATAGCACAGATGTGAAATATCTGACGGTCAATCTGTCGAATATTGAAGCATACAATACAGGCAATGCAACGACTGCTCCGAACTTTGATCTGTACCTCAAGAATAAAGCAGACGGTAACCGGTATAAAGTCAATGTCCAGGATGCAGTGGTGATGCAGCCGACGGATGACGGATTCTCCGGCGCCATGCGGATTACGTACCGCGGCGGTGATCAGGTGGATTCAGGCGGCAATGTGCTGGAAGCCGGGCTTGGACCGGAATTGCCGCTTGGTGAATATCAGGTGGAGATTGATTACAAAGGCGACGCCGGAGGGGACGAGGAAGTAGCGGCTCTATATGATATGACGACTCCGCAATCCTTCCTGGTCACCGATAATAACGACACACGAATCCGTGAGGCCGGAGTGATGGCGGTCTATAAGGAAGCTGTAGATATCAGCGGCCTTGCGAACGGTGCTTCGGTAAAGGATGAGCTGGTGGATCAGCTGAACTCTCTGTTCCCGGGCAAGCCGTTCAAGGACGGTTCGTTCCTGTACAAGGCTGTTACCGAATATAAGAAAACCAAAGCCTTATTCGGCGCAGCGAGCAAAGCGGTTGATCCGAAGTTCGATATCAGCGAATTCATGGATGATGAAGCGCTGAAAGAGACGCCAATGTATGCTTACAAGCTGTTTGCAACGGAAGAGGACTTTGAGGAATTCAAGGAAGAAGCGGAAGCCAAGGACCCGGAATTCGACCGTGAGATTCTGGTTACCGTCCGCGGCATGATCAAGCAGGTGGGTACAGGTGATGAAGAGCAGGTCATCGTGGATACCAAGACAGAACCGGCCATTATTAATGATGCTGTAGCTTATAAAGGTAAAGATCTGTCTTTTGTACGCGGCAAGCTGGATATCTTCGGCAACACCCTGCCTGGCGATCTGCCCTTCCTGGATACCCTGTTTGTCAAGGGTGAAGGAACGCTGAGCGTAGCGAGCAGCGGATTCGTCTTCCATAAGGGCGAATGGACGCTCGACTTCTTCAACGGCTTCAACAAGTCGCTTGGAGAAGAGGACTTCGATCCGACGAAGGAAAAAGAGGAAGAAGATAAGGGCAAGGATGACGATAAGAAGGACGAGAAGGGCAATGACGGCAATCCGGAAGACGACAGTCAGAACGGCAGCCTGAAATGGGCCATCGGCGGTGTAGGTGACAGATTGAACCCGCTGCGCCAGATCATGATTGAGGATGTGTACTTCAACAAGCAGTCTTTGTTCGGGGCACCAAGCTTCTCGATCGACGGCTTTGGCTTCTCCTTCAATGACTTCATTCTTAGAGAGAATGGGATTTCCTTCGGAGGCTCGCTGTCCCTGAAGATCATTAACTCCGAGATCAAGAATGTCATCTTCAACAGTGCCGGCTTCTATGGCGTCGATGCCTCACTGGGCTTCGATCTCAATCAGGAGATGGGCTTGTTCGGACCGGATAAGAAGAAAGATGCGAATAAGAAAAAAGGCCCGGATGCTCCTAGCGGCAAGGTTACGATCAAGCACGCTGTGCAGGGCAAGGGGATCGGTAATGAATACGGCCTGGAGTTCGCAGCACAGCTGAAGAATATGATGGGCGTAGAGATTGAATTCTCGCTCAAGAAGGTAAAGGACGGCCGGATTCTTCCGGATGTCATTGCCTTCGGGGCAGAGCTTCCGCAGCCGGGTATTCTGGTGACGGGTGCAACTTATCTGACAGCCATACGGGGTGCAGTGCGTGAACTGGCGGATACGATTGCCGGAGGTACGGCACAAGATCCATTCCCTTTAACCATTCAAGCAGGCGTAGGCATGCGGTTCGGGATTGCTCCGGCGTATTTCTTCGGCGATGTGGACCTGACGGTGAAGCGCACCGGCCTTAAGGTGGAAGGTAGGCTGGATTTCGCCGCCAAAGCCGATGCGGAGAAAGATGACCGGCTTCCAATGCTGACCAAAGCGCTGCTCGAAGCGCAGTGGGTAACCCCATGGTTCGTGCGCGTGGAAGCAGAGATGGATATCGGCGGATGGGATATCATCATCGGGAAGGCTGGTATCTTCGTCGGACAGAATCTGGAGAAGAACCGTACGGATTTTGAAGGCTATATCAGCTCCAAGGTGCAGATTCCGAACGATGTACCGGTTGTGGGAGGCATGCCGCTGTCCAGTATGTTCCTTGGGGTCAACAATGACAAGGTCTGGGGTAGCATCGGCATTCTGCTGATCTCCTTAGGCATTACCTACTACTGGAGTGGGGGCATTGAATTCGGTACTTCTACAGATCAGCTGCCGGAAGGTATGATCCATCTGGTGGTGGATGATCCTGAGCTTGGACCGCGTCTGATGGTGATTGGGGCAGGCGTGCAGACGCTGGCCACATCCAAGGTGGCTTCCGAGGAAGAGAATCAGGAGATTATCTACCGTGAGGTAGAAGAAGGCGTTAAATATGTCGAGAACGGCTCGATCAATGTCGGCGTAGGCGGCATTACGGTCAAGAACGGCGGCAGAATCCATGAGATTCCGATGGACGGCGTAGCCGGCAATGCCATCATTGAGATGGAGTACAGCAGCAAGGAAATGCCGGAATTCAAGCTGCAGGATGCATCAGGCAAATTGTATCCGGTGAAATTCGATAACACGAACACTGATCCTACAGCAAATGCTTTTACACAATATATTCCTGCAAGCTATAAAACAGATAATGGGTCCAAACTCAGCAGCGAAGTGGACATTCGCAGAGCATATATCATTATTCCTGAGAATGAAGCCACAAAAGGCGGCACTTGGAAGCTGACAGCCGTCTCGGCGGTTGACACCAAGCTGTTGAACGTTCCTACCCTGCCTACTCTGGGTGAAGTCAACCTGGCGAAGGACAGCTCGAATGCGAATAAGTTCACAGCCTCCTGGAAAGTCGCCAACGCAGCCGAAGGCGATACAGTGAACCTGTATCTGGCAGAGGATGCGGTGACAAACCGCAAGGAAATGCTGAATGGTCAAGAGATTCTGCAGACGGGTGATCCCGGTATGCTGATCGCCAAAGATGTACCGGTCGGCGCAGGCGGCTCGGTCAGCGGCGGAATCACGAGCGGCAGCAAAGTGATCGATGTAACCAATGTAACCTTGATGGGGAACCCGGAAGATATCCGCGGGCTGCTCAGACAGGGCAACTATTACCTGCGGGCCGAGCTGAAATCCAGCTCGAACTTCGGGACGAAGACATCGCCGCAGCGCTTTGAGATCATTGATCCGCTTGCACCACAGAGTGTCAGTGATGTCATTGTTGAGCCTGCCGGCAACGGATTGTTCTCACTCTCCTTCAAGCCGGGAGCGAAGAAACCGGGACACAGCGGCTACGAGCACAGCTATGTGGTCGATGCGAAGCTGGATGATGGAAGCAAACTGGGTGAATATGCTCCGTTTGGAGAGCTTTTGTATACCGAACAGGAGCTTAAGCCTTACTGGAATGCCTCCACAGGCAAATACGAAGGTCTGTTGATTGGCGGCTGGAAGGCTGTATCTACAACAGATGAAGTCTATAAGGGCAGCCTTGAAGGCTCAGTGATTGATCTGAGCAAGGTGAAATATGTCGGCCTGGAAGTGAAGAAGAATTACGTCATCGGCGTCAGTGCCGCAACGGTTCCAACCGAGGATGCCGACAAGCATCAGAACTATCATTATGCCGAGCGGCGTGAGAGCAGCAGCACCTTGCTGCCGGTTCCGAATCTGCCGAAGCTGACGGTATTGAGTTCATCGGGGACGGTAGATGCCTCCTCCGGGAACTACGTGAACCTGTTAACGAATGAAACGAAGCAGAAGCTGACGCTCTCTTCAGGTCAGTCCAATGTGACGGTGGAAGCATTCTATGCTGACAAATCCATTGGGACTGTAGCCCTGACGAACAAGGCCGGCGGCGGAAGCGAAGGCACCTTGAATCTAGACCAGTTCCAGACGGACGGTCCGTATGCGATTGAACTGAGAGCCAGAAATACGGTGACTAAGGATATCTCAGTGACCATGCTCTATCTGACGGTAGATACGATCGCACCGGTCCTGTATCTCACAGAGCCGGTAACGGGCGAACGTACTGCACAGGGTGCCGTTCGTGTAGCCGGAACGACAACTACGGGAACGAAGCTAAGTGCAGTTTATACCGTGAGTCAGTTGCAGTCTGACGGCAAATACAAAGACAAGGTCATCTCCAAGGAGCTTACGGTAGATCCGAAGACGGGAGATTTCAATGGAATGGTGGAAGTGAATTCTGAGGAGCCTTCAGTGGCGCTAAGCATTGTCGCAACTGACGGTGCTACTAATCAGAACACAGCCATTGTGGATATTACGAATGCCGGATTCAAAGTACCGGTTGCCCTGGTTCTCAAGGGGGCGGAGACGCTGACGCCGGGTGCGGCAGGCCAAATCCAGGCTTATCTCAAGGTTTCGGATGGCAAGGACGGGAATGGCAAGCCAATATTCAAAGAAGAGCCGATTACCGGTAAGGATCTGGCTAATCTGACTTATGAAGTGGCCGTAGGCGATTCGGTATCCCTGTCGGCACAAGGCAATGTTACTGCACTAGCTACAGGCTCCAGTCTGATTGAAGCCGAGTATAAAGTGTCTGAGGGTGTTACGCTCAAAGGCATGGCTGTGACGACTGTAGCTGTCCCTGAATCGAACGATTTGGGTACTGTGCAAGCTGTATCCTCTCCGATTAACGGAGACAGCAACCATACGAAGATTACGGTGACTTCCGCCGGAGATATGACTGGACAGCAAATCGCTTACAAGGTCTTCTCGTCGGGTCCGGCAGAACTGAAAAGGGATGACAATGTAAGCTCATGGAGTCTGCTTCCGCTCGATGGTATCGTGTCCGCTCATCCGGGCGCCACTGTTGTGCTGGCCAAGCGTACCTCCTTGGACAAGCTGGTTAGGGCTTCCGGCAGTGTAGCTGCATCGGTCTGGACCAGCAGCGGTTCAGGCGGAGGCGGCGGTGCTGGCGGTGGTGGCGGAGGCGGTGGTGCCGTACCGGGAGTTGTTGAAGAACAAGCACCGGAACAGGCAGCCCGGATTACCGTCAACGGGCAGGCCGTGACAGCAGAGTGGGATGGACTTACAGCTATCGTCCGGATTACGGATAAAGAAGCTGTAGCAGGCAGTGACCTCACAGTAAGCTCCGCCGATCCGAATGCCAAAGCATTCAGTATCCGTGTAGACCAGAGTGTGGTTCAGCAGCAGCTGAGCGCGAAGAAGAAGATTGTGATTGAAGTTCCAATGGGACAACTGGTGATTGCTCCTGAGAATCTTGCAGGTGTAACTGCCGGACTTACTATCGGTATTGGTGCCAACAGTGCTGCCGATCAGCAGGCTATGAAGGCTATCGCCGATCAGCAAGGCTTCACTCTGATGGGGGCTGGCCAAGGTGTAACGGTGAACGTTAACCTGCCGAAGGGCAGCTGGACGCCGGCGCTTGCAGCCAAGATTGCCATTCCTGCGCCGCTTGCGGCCAAGGAAATTACAGCCATGGTGCTTAAGGATAAAGACGGCAACTGGACAACGGTACCGTGGAAGCTGGACAGCAGCGGTACAGCAGTGAATGTACAGCTGACCGGTGAAGGCAGCCTCTTCTTCATCCGTAACCTGAAGACCTTCAAGGATATGCCTTCAGGCTGGGGCAAGGAAGGCATCGCAGCGGCATCTGCCAAGCTGTTCGTGCTAGGGAAATCTGCGGAACTGTTCGATCCGTCAGGTAAAGTGACCCGGGCAGAATATCCAACCATTCTGTTGCGTGTTGCAGGTCTGATGAACAAGCAGGCAGCTTCGGCAGGCTTCAGTGATGTCAGCGCCAGCAGCTGGTATAACCGCAGCGTCTCCATTGCTACAGAGCTGGGTATTGTCACTGGTCTTGAAGGCGGCAAGTATGCGCCTAAGGATACGCTGACAAGAGTTGAAGCGATGACGATGCTCGGAAGATTGCTGAATCAGGTGAATCCGGGCAGTGAACTTAGCGAGGACGAAGTCACTTCGATCCTCAGCGGTTTCACTGACAAGGGCAAGGTTCCGGCATGGGCAAGACAAGCAGTGGCAATGAGCATCAAGAACGGCATTATCCTCGGGGAAGGCAACAAGGTGAATCCGTCCAGTCCGCTTACGCGTGAACAGGCGGCAGCCATTGCCATCCGCCTGGATCAGTTCATTACAGCCAAGCAATAA